In Phycisphaerae bacterium, the genomic stretch AAGCCAGATTGTTCTGCACCCGAACAGTCTGCCGACGCGGACCGCGAAATACCCGGGGGATGCCCCGGTGGTGATGATGACGTCCGGGCGAAGGCGAACCACCAGCCAGGCGATCCTGGCCGCCTGCAGGATCAGCCCGGGTTTGTTCCAGCGATTGGCATCCCGCACCACGTAGAAGCGCGCCGGGGCCACTTGGTTTCGATACCCGGCCAGCGTCGTGAGATAGGTCACCTCCATGCCCTCGAACGCCGGCCGAAGCCGCATCAATTGAATCCAATGGCCGCCACCCGAGGCGACGGCGAGAACACGGTAGTTCGTGGGAGGCCGTTGTGTCTTCGTCATGCACTCCTCTATGGCAGGGTCGCGGCAGCCAATCGGGGGAACTGAGCAGCCCTGGGCTACCGAGCATCATCGCCGTCGCGCGGCCTGTTTTCAGCTGGCAGTGGCACCCCGCTGCTACTGCGTCCTGCACGACACAGCCCCGCAGCCATGAAGACCGCATCACAGTGGCCGGGCTGCTCGCTCTTCTTTCAGCATATCCGAACCTGCTTTTCGCGAGTCAAAGCCTCCTGACACACCGGTTCAGTTGTGTTACGCTTGACGTGCCAGGTGCACCGTTGGCACCAGACCTCACGCCAGGTTTTGAACGCCTGGCGATACTCGGGCTTCAGCCGAGACACCAGGCCAAATGCCGCCGTGCGCGTCAATGCCCACAGATCGAGCATAGCTACCCCGAAGGGAATTAGGCTTGGTGACCAATGCCGCCGTATAAGTTGGGCCTTCGCTCTGAACAGGCGCGCCATCTTGTCCGCCCGGACTTTCTCCGATGCTCCACCATAGTGAACGATCGCCGCATCGGGGCAAATCAGGCATGTGCTCCCAAGCCTCCCAGCCCGCAGGCACAAGTCGGTATCCTCGCCATACATGAAGAAGCTGGGATCAAAACCATCGAGATGGTCCCAGACCTCCCGCCGGATCAGAAGAAAGCACCCCGTCACAGCATCGACCGCTCGAACGGAGTCCCGATTCCAGTTCCCCAGCGATTCCGGGTTGAAAACAGCCGATGATCTCCACACGGCAGATAGACCGAGTCCCATGCACAGAAGGCTCCACGGCGTAGGGCGGCCGTGACAGGAATTGCGATTCAACCGGCCGTCTTCAAAGACCGTGCGTCCGCCGTACAGTCCGGCATCCGGGTGCTGATCCGCGAACGCAACGAGCCTTTGAATCGCCTTATTGAGGATTACCGTATCTGGATTGAGCAAGAGCAGGTAACGCCCTGTTGCCACTTTGGCAGCTAAGTTGTTCGCAAGCGCAAAGCCGAGATTGCGGTCCGATTGAATCAGACGCACGGCGGGGAATTGTTCGGCGATAGCAGTGGCGGATTCGTCCTGTGAGCAGTTGTCGACCACAATTACTTCATGAGCGATCTCGCGTGTTTCCCGGTAGACTGACGACAAGCACGCAAGAGTCATATCTCGCGTATTAAATGACACGATCAAGATGGACACATCTGACACGGGCATGCCCTAGGTGCCTCCGATTTCGCGAGCGGATTCGTCCCGTTCCCACTTGTTAAGCTCGCCATTACGGAAGCGTTTCCAGACACGATAGCGCGTCGCGAGTTTCACATACCCATAGACGAGTAGCGCCGGCCACATTGTTGGGCTCAATGCCATCCTGAGCAATGCGCCCCCGTGGCTGGCATTTTCATTTCTCCACAACGCCGGACACTGTAATCGGAGCTCCACGTTTCCAAAGTGAGCGCGAGTCTTGATGTCAACAATGCCCGACAACGTCTTCGGAGGTCTAACCGTGAAGATACAGCCAGGCACCGCTCGCCGCTCGTCTCTGGTGAAATGGAGTCGGACGAAAGCATCGTCTGCCGTGACGATCGGAAAGCGATCGAATCTGCGCCTACCCACCTCTGACAGAGCGTACACACCTGAGCCAATCAGAGCCTCCCGACAATACGGAAGTCGCAGCCACACACGGTAGAAGGCACGAACGGACCACGAACGAGCGCCTGTATCGACCTCCATGAGCGGCGCGGCAGCCAGAACACCCGGTTCCTCTAGTACGGCCGTCGTTTGCCGAATGGCATCGATACCGATCACCACATCAGCATCAACGTAGAACCGGGGGAAGGCCACAGCCGCCTCATCGCCGAGGTTCAGCGCGTTGGCCTTTGAAGGAGTGTTGGTCTCGATCACGCGAATCCCTGGCCCGCACGAATGGGCGAGTTCCGCGGTGCGGTCTCTACATCCATTGCAGACCACGATGATGTCCAGCTCATCTGGCCTCGCGCCCCAAATCATGCCCTCAAGGCATCGCCTGATGACGTTGGCCTCATTGTGAGCCGGTATGATGATGGAGACCATCGGAGCGCCCCGCGACACATCTTACCTGGTTACGAGGCCGCGGACGAAACGCTTTAGCCGGATCCGCAGATCATAGCGTTCGATATCGTAGATGTTACCGCGCGGCATGTCCGACACCAGAGCGGAGATTTGCGAGAATGTTGAGCTGCCCGGATACACCAGGTAATCGCAAGCCGCCAGCAGGTACATGTCTACCAGAGCCTCAATTGCGTTGTTCAGTCGGTCAGGACACTCCGGATTCTGGTGCATCGACACGCCGCTGCTCGGGAACCACTTCTCCGTGACGAAGACGTCGCCATATCGCTCGCGGATTCGCCGCTCTGCCTCCTTGTTGTCTGTGGCAAGGAAAATCATGCCGTCCCGTGCCCGCTGCTTCGCCCGATCAATGGCCCCGAAGAAATGCTCGATTCGGCTTCTGCGATCCATGAAACGAACATGCACCCCAATCACCGGCCGATGGAACCGACTCTCCACGAAACGCTCTACGACGTCGCGGATTCGGGGATGCAGCAGCATCTCCGTGTGCAACAACTCACTCAGGATTGCCTCGTCAGTCATGGTGGCGTAGTGGCCGAATGATCCTGTAAAATAACGCCGCAAGGTGCCGATCTGGTGGCTGAAACACCACATCACCACAACCTCTTGCGAGTAGTCCCGCCTCGAAATATCAGCCGAATACTTGCGGTAGACGGTCGCGCTAGTATGCTTTCCTGGGTCAAACTGGTCCAACAGGTCGTTGGCCGACCTCTCAAGTCTACCTCGCCAAATAGCAGGATACACCGAGTCGCTCTCCGGCAGGTGCTCGCGCGGGACAAGACTCGGTCCCACAAATAACTGCGGAAAAACGTTCGCACCGTCGCTCGAGTAGGTATAGTCCGACCAGTCGACGACAAGGCATCGTCCGCTGAGGCGCGCGTAGAGACAACCCGTAAGAGCGCAGAGAATGCGATTGCCTAGCCCAGCCTTCCCCTTTACTATCACGTATCCCACCACGTCGAGCTACTCCAGCCAAGTGCGAGATGTGAAGCCGTCGAGATTCTCCACCTGACCAACCACTTCGGGCGGCCTAATCCTCCACTTTCTCTGACATCTCTGTAACGGCTACGACACACAATTCCACCGCCGCCCGAAGCCGACCATCTTCCTTCAATCCTCAACTAGTGGCGTCCTGCCACCTCAGCGCTCTGCCGCAGCTCGCAGATCAGTGCCCCATCTGTTCGCCACGACCAGCCGCTCGCAGTATTATCACCTGCCTTCATTCTGAATAGCTTCACGTACCTACGTAATACTGCTACAGAGGTCTATCCATGGGACACCGTTGCTGCCCCCTGCCAACAGGTGCATCCCCACCTACCAGCTCACTCACCACACGGTCCATCTCCCGCTGAATCTCACTCGGATCAGCGTACTTCGCACTCCACTCCTGCGCACCTCGCTGTAACCTCGCGTACAACTGTGGGTCACCTAACAGGCGCTGCATGGCGCCACGCAGCTTGCTCGCATCTCCCATCGGAACACGCAGCCCGTTAACCTCATGCTCGACATATCCCTCAAGGCCCGGTACGTCCGTACAAATCACCGGCTTACCCATCATAAGGGAACTCACGACGGAAATCTGCCCGCATGATGGCTCGCTACCATCAAATGTGTAAACACAGTAAGCACACTCCGCCATGAGCGCATCACACTCCACAAGCGGTATGTTAAAATAAACCTGCACACCATTCGGCACGTCAAGCCCAACCAGATTCCACTCACGCGCCACGACTACCAGAGGAACCTCGCTGCCTTCTGCTGCCTCGAACAACGTGGCGTAATCCCTCGCGTTAGAGCCTATACTCAGTGCGTAAGGGATCCGACTTAGGTACCCGTACTTCGCGTCCAGCCCTGCACTTCTCGGTGCTACCCGCGCATACCGCATGAACCGTAATCGCTTTCGCGGCATGCCGTACAGCCTCTCAGCAAGAGGAATATCATAGGCCGAGTGGACAATTACACAGTCCAGTCTCCGGTAAAGAACCCTACACAGCCAGTTAAAAAGGCGTCCATTTCGCCTTTTCCACACATTAAAACTCGACACAGCTAGGCGTGGCCTCCTGAAAGGCGCAAGCACGAGGCAGACAAAAAGTGCGGTCGCCTGTGTATCGATAATAAGCACATCGTAGGAAAGACCCCTAAGGGCGATATCCAGGGACATAACAACTTGCTTCAACTTGTCCCAGGTTCCCATATGCTTAGATCTTCGGAAAGGATTTGGGTGTAACCAGCGGGGGCCCACTGCACGATACGCATGTACAGAAGCTCTCCCCCCCCCTATCACACTCGGCGCCCCTTCCCTGGAGAAGTGATGAAACACAAGAACACTTGCCACGTCTATACTCCCTTGGAGCCTATCCTGTGACGTCCTGGGGTTCTCTCATACCCTGTTCAACGGTTTTACTGCAATCCTTGTGACGCAGGCCCCAGTCAATCCGCCGCCGGCCAGCACAGCAGGTCAGACTTCGTAGCGCCTGACACATCAGACGTCAGCCTGCATCCGCCATCAGCGCGCCGTCACAACTCTGTCCGCTCGCCTAATTAACCCCCGGGACAACCGACCCCGTCCCGCGGGTAGACTCTGACCGGCTGCTCTTTCTACGCCGTTGTGCCCATCCCATTTCCCATTCCCTGGTTTATCCTGCAGCATCCATACGCCGCATCCCAACATGAAGTTCAGATGCGTAGCGAGAACGCCCCACAAGTGGACCGTTACGGCAGCTATGCAAAACCCAACCATCACAAACATCCACGCCTTCCTCACTTCCAGCGTGCTGCCAGCAGGAGGATTCGCACCTACGCGCACCAGCACATAGATAATGGCAGTCAGGTACAGCGCGACGGCCGGTATCCCATGACGCGTCATCAGGACCAGCCACATGCTGTCAATACTTGTCGACGCCATCC encodes the following:
- a CDS encoding glycosyltransferase family 2 protein codes for the protein MPVSDVSILIVSFNTRDMTLACLSSVYRETREIAHEVIVVDNCSQDESATAIAEQFPAVRLIQSDRNLGFALANNLAAKVATGRYLLLLNPDTVILNKAIQRLVAFADQHPDAGLYGGRTVFEDGRLNRNSCHGRPTPWSLLCMGLGLSAVWRSSAVFNPESLGNWNRDSVRAVDAVTGCFLLIRREVWDHLDGFDPSFFMYGEDTDLCLRAGRLGSTCLICPDAAIVHYGGASEKVRADKMARLFRAKAQLIRRHWSPSLIPFGVAMLDLWALTRTAAFGLVSRLKPEYRQAFKTWREVWCQRCTWHVKRNTTEPVCQEALTREKQVRIC
- a CDS encoding glycosyltransferase family 4 protein produces the protein MGTWDKLKQVVMSLDIALRGLSYDVLIIDTQATALFVCLVLAPFRRPRLAVSSFNVWKRRNGRLFNWLCRVLYRRLDCVIVHSAYDIPLAERLYGMPRKRLRFMRYARVAPRSAGLDAKYGYLSRIPYALSIGSNARDYATLFEAAEGSEVPLVVVAREWNLVGLDVPNGVQVYFNIPLVECDALMAECAYCVYTFDGSEPSCGQISVVSSLMMGKPVICTDVPGLEGYVEHEVNGLRVPMGDASKLRGAMQRLLGDPQLYARLQRGAQEWSAKYADPSEIQREMDRVVSELVGGDAPVGRGQQRCPMDRPL
- a CDS encoding glycosyltransferase family 2 protein, with protein sequence MVSIIIPAHNEANVIRRCLEGMIWGARPDELDIIVVCNGCRDRTAELAHSCGPGIRVIETNTPSKANALNLGDEAAVAFPRFYVDADVVIGIDAIRQTTAVLEEPGVLAAAPLMEVDTGARSWSVRAFYRVWLRLPYCREALIGSGVYALSEVGRRRFDRFPIVTADDAFVRLHFTRDERRAVPGCIFTVRPPKTLSGIVDIKTRAHFGNVELRLQCPALWRNENASHGGALLRMALSPTMWPALLVYGYVKLATRYRVWKRFRNGELNKWERDESAREIGGT
- a CDS encoding UDP-N-acetylglucosamine--LPS N-acetylglucosamine transferase, which produces MTKTQRPPTNYRVLAVASGGGHWIQLMRLRPAFEGMEVTYLTTLAGYRNQVAPARFYVVRDANRWNKPGLILQAARIAWLVVRLRPDVIITTGASPGYFAVRVGRLFGCRTIWLDSVANVDELSLSGRRAGGFVDLWLTQWPHLARPEGPSYAGAVL